One genomic segment of Catalinimonas alkaloidigena includes these proteins:
- a CDS encoding PVC-type heme-binding CxxCH protein, giving the protein MPVNHLPGALLQSGPLAIIAISTALFLGACNPAPEEQEENEAQYSGSKFSEHIRTTEARTPEEERQGFILPEGFEIQLFASEPDIGKPLNIAFDVRGRLWVTQSYEYPFPAEPGKGTDRLSILEDTDGDGKADTFTHYEDTLNIPIGLLPIEDAAIAYSIPNLYRFTDNNGDDQADQSKVVLGEFGHVDTHGMVNNLTRGYDGWVYTCHGFTNTSTIAGADGDSISMTSGNTFRFLPDGSRVEQTTFGQVNPFGLAYDELGYMYSTDCHTSPIYQLIRGADYPHFGKKEIGIGFGPDTKPMGEESTALSGLALYDATQFPEEYRNNFYIGDVVTCRVHRNSFEFKGSTPVAKAEEDLVKSADPWFRPVDIKLGPDGALYVADFYNSIIGHYEVPLDHPRRDKVRGRIWRITYTGAAQTEDTNLADNTVEELIAALAHDNITVRMMAADQLADQVGEEAVAPAKALLNDASTEAQPYTLALWVLYRLNALDEEILRKAAAHDNPIVRTHVMRILRETDDAEQRYYELVTKALNDNDLHVQRAAVEAIANYPGIQTMELLLGQNDKIPDYDTHYRYTLRLMLRNLMRDEEIMQRVATMGWDAQQAATLADVMVGVENTGAGLFLYNYLASTDADEKLAVNLQHAVRFVPPNRMTAVIRLGREKAGEDLDLSFSIFKAMQEGLLQRGAENQTAMQAWGGQLAENLFMAYLPGNSVPELADTTKINAEDAEKLKLAVELAGNYKLAALAPEMKTVLQTSVDDDPAVKVAAAQALLTIAPEENIRLVEDLLRDEQQPVDVKRRLIAMLGEMPAATTTSVLAEVSNLSPDLQKEVATALSSSPQGRDLLFQKVQEGDVYARALVDPKVKERLLLNISDAQLNTFEALVANVPALTEEKNELIEERMANFTDADSLVQPGVMVFNRNCKSCHRVTNEGGMIGPQLTGIGNWGAEALATKILDPNRNISEAFRTYTIKTKDGQVRTGLFRREEGEAIVFANMNGEEFSVAKSNIAEREPSEYTLMPDHFGEVLPQEDFNALLSYLLNQQ; this is encoded by the coding sequence ATGCCAGTAAATCATCTGCCTGGTGCGCTTTTGCAAAGTGGGCCGCTCGCCATTATTGCTATAAGTACTGCTTTGTTTCTAGGCGCCTGTAATCCCGCTCCTGAAGAACAAGAAGAAAACGAAGCGCAGTACAGCGGGAGCAAATTCAGCGAGCACATCAGAACGACTGAAGCCCGTACACCGGAAGAAGAACGGCAGGGATTCATACTCCCCGAAGGTTTTGAAATACAGCTTTTTGCCTCAGAGCCAGACATCGGAAAACCGCTTAATATCGCCTTTGATGTCCGGGGCAGACTCTGGGTCACGCAGTCTTACGAATATCCTTTTCCTGCCGAGCCGGGTAAGGGGACTGATCGCCTTTCCATCCTGGAAGATACTGACGGCGATGGCAAGGCTGATACATTTACCCATTATGAAGATACGCTCAACATTCCTATTGGTCTGCTGCCGATAGAAGATGCAGCCATTGCTTATAGTATTCCCAATCTGTATCGTTTTACCGACAATAATGGCGATGATCAGGCCGATCAAAGCAAGGTAGTACTCGGTGAATTTGGTCACGTGGATACCCATGGTATGGTCAATAATCTGACCCGGGGTTACGATGGCTGGGTGTATACCTGTCATGGCTTCACCAATACCTCTACCATAGCCGGTGCCGACGGAGATTCCATCAGCATGACTTCCGGCAATACTTTCCGCTTTCTGCCCGATGGCAGCCGGGTGGAGCAAACGACTTTTGGACAAGTAAATCCCTTCGGTTTAGCCTATGATGAATTGGGCTATATGTATTCTACTGATTGCCACACTTCACCGATTTACCAACTGATTCGCGGAGCCGACTATCCGCACTTTGGCAAGAAAGAAATCGGTATCGGCTTTGGGCCCGATACCAAGCCAATGGGTGAAGAATCTACCGCCTTATCAGGTTTAGCGCTTTATGATGCTACGCAGTTTCCTGAAGAATATCGGAATAATTTCTATATCGGTGATGTGGTGACCTGCCGGGTACACCGCAATTCTTTTGAGTTCAAAGGCTCTACCCCGGTGGCTAAGGCAGAGGAAGATCTGGTGAAAAGTGCCGACCCCTGGTTTCGTCCGGTAGACATCAAACTGGGACCAGATGGCGCGCTCTATGTTGCTGACTTTTATAACTCCATCATCGGGCACTACGAGGTGCCACTAGACCATCCCAGGCGGGATAAAGTGAGAGGCAGAATCTGGCGCATTACCTATACCGGTGCTGCTCAAACAGAAGATACCAACTTGGCTGATAATACGGTAGAAGAACTGATAGCTGCGCTTGCACATGACAACATCACAGTACGTATGATGGCAGCGGATCAACTGGCCGATCAGGTAGGAGAAGAGGCAGTAGCCCCTGCTAAAGCGCTGCTCAATGATGCTTCTACTGAAGCTCAGCCTTATACGCTCGCCCTTTGGGTATTGTATCGGCTGAACGCTTTGGACGAAGAGATCCTCCGCAAAGCAGCAGCACATGATAACCCTATCGTCAGAACCCATGTAATGCGGATACTGAGAGAAACCGATGATGCTGAGCAGAGGTATTATGAGCTTGTCACGAAAGCATTGAATGATAATGATCTACACGTGCAAAGGGCAGCGGTAGAAGCCATTGCCAACTATCCAGGTATACAAACTATGGAATTGCTGCTGGGACAAAATGATAAGATTCCTGACTACGACACCCATTATCGCTACACCCTGCGCCTGATGCTGCGCAACCTCATGCGTGATGAAGAGATAATGCAGAGGGTAGCAACCATGGGTTGGGATGCGCAGCAGGCAGCTACCTTAGCGGATGTAATGGTAGGCGTGGAAAATACCGGTGCCGGACTCTTCCTCTATAATTATCTGGCCTCAACTGATGCTGATGAAAAGCTGGCAGTCAATTTACAGCATGCAGTACGCTTTGTGCCTCCCAATCGTATGACAGCAGTAATCCGGCTAGGCAGAGAAAAGGCAGGAGAAGATCTGGACTTAAGCTTCAGTATCTTCAAAGCCATGCAGGAAGGCTTGCTACAGCGAGGCGCTGAAAATCAGACTGCCATGCAAGCGTGGGGAGGACAGCTTGCGGAGAATCTGTTTATGGCCTATCTGCCGGGAAACAGTGTGCCTGAGCTAGCTGACACCACCAAAATCAATGCTGAAGACGCAGAGAAGCTGAAGCTGGCGGTAGAACTGGCAGGAAATTATAAGCTCGCTGCTTTGGCTCCTGAGATGAAAACAGTTTTGCAGACCTCTGTAGACGATGATCCCGCAGTGAAAGTGGCTGCCGCCCAGGCTCTGCTGACCATTGCTCCCGAGGAAAATATACGCTTGGTAGAGGACCTTTTGCGGGATGAGCAGCAGCCAGTAGATGTGAAGCGACGCCTGATCGCTATGCTGGGCGAAATGCCTGCTGCTACAACGACTAGTGTGCTGGCTGAGGTCAGCAATCTTTCTCCTGACCTGCAAAAAGAAGTAGCGACAGCGCTGTCCTCTTCACCCCAGGGCAGGGATCTTCTTTTCCAGAAAGTACAGGAGGGAGATGTATATGCCCGTGCTTTGGTGGACCCAAAAGTTAAAGAACGCTTGCTCCTGAATATCTCAGATGCCCAGCTGAATACGTTTGAAGCACTGGTGGCTAACGTTCCGGCGCTCACGGAAGAGAAAAATGAGCTGATTGAGGAGCGTATGGCTAATTTTACCGATGCCGATTCATTGGTGCAGCCGGGAGTAATGGTATTTAACCGGAATTGTAAAAGCTGCCATCGGGTAACTAATGAGGGAGGTATGATCGGCCCTCAGCTCACCGGAATCGGTAACTGGGGCGCAGAAGCTCTGGCGACTAAAATCCTGGATCCTAACCGTAATATTTCAGAAGCTTTCCGCACTTATACCATCAAAACCAAAGATGGACAGGTCAGGACAGGTTTATTCCGCCGGGAGGAAGGTGAAGCCATCGTCTTTGCGAATATGAACGGAGAAGAGTTTTCCGTAGCCAAAAGTAATATTGCTGAGCGAGAGCCTTCAGAATACACCCTGATGCCTGACCACTTTGGAGAAGTTCTCCCTCAGGAAGATTTTAATGCCTTACTTTCATATCTTTTGAACCAACAATAG
- a CDS encoding FG-GAP repeat domain-containing protein, with translation MKRHLNSYSRVCEDTGLYKYVCDKANSILFTIQKRFLRNDILSGYCSFSTLIIPLLLLFSLDSALAQTGNDISKPVQFKKKMVASESYESVGVLDINGDDTLDIISGAFWYEGPDYRNRHFVTEVSRFGHEYYNDFSSILIDIDGDGHKDYVTGGWGSQHIVWLKNPGNTDNWQQTVIDTTGPVECTRAWDVDGDGHLEIVPNNPGSALKFYKLERDEQGKGTAEFTRYDVADKQGHGLGFGDINGDGRGDFIISNGWLEAPENPLDGEWQMHEEFNIGAASVPVLIVDVNEDGKNDIIVGQGHGYGLHWYEQSTDDSGQRSWVKHPIDPYNSQFHTMEWEDVTGDGKAELITGKRYRAHNGRDPGGHDPLGLYYFQWNGDSFTKHTIDYGPYGEGKGAGLYFAVVDLRGTGRNDIVVAGKDGLCIFYNEGYGGK, from the coding sequence ATGAAACGCCATCTTAACTCGTACTCCAGGGTCTGTGAAGACACAGGGCTTTACAAGTATGTTTGCGATAAAGCAAATTCAATACTTTTTACAATACAGAAAAGATTCCTACGGAATGACATACTAAGCGGATACTGTAGCTTTTCCACACTAATTATTCCTTTATTACTCCTGTTCAGCCTGGATTCTGCTTTGGCCCAAACGGGAAATGATATCAGCAAACCAGTACAGTTCAAGAAGAAGATGGTGGCTTCGGAAAGCTATGAGTCAGTGGGGGTACTGGATATCAACGGGGATGATACACTGGACATTATTTCCGGTGCATTCTGGTATGAAGGTCCGGATTATAGGAACAGGCATTTTGTAACAGAGGTAAGCCGCTTCGGGCATGAGTACTATAATGACTTTTCCAGTATCCTCATAGATATTGATGGCGATGGGCATAAGGACTATGTAACCGGAGGTTGGGGCAGTCAGCATATTGTCTGGCTGAAGAATCCGGGGAACACCGACAACTGGCAGCAAACGGTAATTGATACCACCGGCCCGGTAGAATGTACCCGTGCCTGGGATGTGGATGGTGACGGACATCTGGAAATCGTACCGAATAATCCCGGTAGTGCACTCAAGTTTTATAAGTTGGAACGAGATGAGCAGGGGAAAGGTACTGCTGAGTTTACCCGCTACGATGTAGCCGATAAGCAGGGCCATGGATTAGGCTTCGGAGATATCAATGGAGATGGCAGGGGAGACTTTATCATTAGCAATGGCTGGCTGGAAGCTCCTGAAAACCCTCTGGATGGTGAATGGCAAATGCATGAAGAATTTAACATAGGAGCAGCCAGCGTCCCTGTGCTGATCGTTGACGTCAATGAAGATGGAAAGAATGATATCATTGTCGGGCAGGGGCATGGGTATGGACTGCATTGGTACGAGCAAAGCACTGATGACTCAGGCCAGCGCAGTTGGGTCAAGCATCCTATTGATCCTTATAATTCACAGTTTCACACGATGGAGTGGGAAGATGTAACCGGAGATGGCAAGGCGGAACTCATCACTGGCAAACGCTATCGTGCTCATAACGGCCGTGATCCGGGCGGCCATGACCCGCTGGGCTTATACTACTTTCAGTGGAATGGCGACTCATTCACCAAGCACACCATAGACTATGGCCCTTACGGAGAAGGCAAAGGCGCGGGACTTTATTTTGCCGTAGTAGACCTGAGAGGTACTGGAAGAAATGATATTGTGGTAGCCGGAAAAGACGGGCTTTGCATTTTTTATAATGAAGGCTATGGGGGAAAATAA